The genomic stretch CCGCTCGGCAGTCGCATCGCCGAGGTGCACAACGGCTCGTCGCTGTTTACGGGGGACGCCGGCCAGGGCGAGAGCAACATTCGCCGCTGGATCATCGAGAACGACTGGCTCGAGGCGATCGTCGCCCTGCCGCTTAACATGTTCTACAACACCGGCATCGCCACCTACGTATGGGTGCTCACGAACAGGAAGCCCGAGCACCGCAAAGGCCGCGTGCAGCTCATCGATGCCACGCAGTGGTACAAGCCCCTGCGCAAGAACCTGGGCAAGAAGAACTGCGAGCTGTCCGAAGAGGACATCCGTCGCATTGTTGATACCTTCCTCAAATTCGAGGAGACCGAGCAGTCCAAGATCTTCCCCAACGCGGCCTTCGGCTACTGGAAGGTGACGGTGGAGCGCCCCCTGCGCCTGAAAGGCATCGACCCCGAGCGCGTCTACACCCCCAAGGAGATCAAAGCGCTTCGGGAAACGGTCGAACGAGCCGACGATGCACCGCCGGTCATCAAGAAAATTCACAAACCCGGCACCGCGCCCGATCCGCTTCGCGGCCTGTTCGAGGTTACCATTCACGGCAAGCGGCGCGTGGTGGAATACGAGCCGGACACGGAACTTCGAGAGAGCGAGCAGATCCCCTTCCTCGAGTGCCCGGCATGCCATGCGCCCGGCTACCTGCCCAGCCCCGACGACCAGCGCACGGCCATCGAGACCTTCCTGCGGCGCGAGGTGCTGCCCTACGCGCCGGACGCCTGGTACGACCCGGCAAGCGTCAAGATCGGCTACGAGATTAGCTTCAACCGCTACTTCTACAAGCCAAAGGCCCTGCGCACACTGGAGGAGATCCGCGCTGACCTTCTGGCGGTGGAGAAGGAGGCGGAAGGGTTGTTGGCGCAGATTATTAACTTTGAG from Bacillota bacterium encodes the following:
- a CDS encoding N-6 DNA methylase translates to PLGSRIAEVHNGSSLFTGDAGQGESNIRRWIIENDWLEAIVALPLNMFYNTGIATYVWVLTNRKPEHRKGRVQLIDATQWYKPLRKNLGKKNCELSEEDIRRIVDTFLKFEETEQSKIFPNAAFGYWKVTVERPLRLKGIDPERVYTPKEIKALRETVERADDAPPVIKKIHKPGTAPDPLRGLFEVTIHGKRRVVEYEPDTELRESEQIPFLECPACHAPGYLPSPDDQRTAIETFLRREVLPYAPDAWYDPASVKIGYEISFNRYFYKPKALRTLEEIRADLLAVEKEAEGLLAQIINFEKGQ